The Sesamum indicum cultivar Zhongzhi No. 13 linkage group LG2, S_indicum_v1.0, whole genome shotgun sequence genome contains a region encoding:
- the LOC105156614 gene encoding polygalacturonase At1g48100, which produces MGGFCFKNLTFMIVIVLIVWCSHIETCNARRVGRHWRQSRGGAASLFKKKGKKYGSNHHNSNAGKPKQKTPSPKAPAPVPPPAAGPKQSPPPPKKGDGKAAYPTVLSVLDFGAKGDGSTDDTKAFQAAWAAACKVEASVIDVPAKHVFLVGPISFSGPYCQHDIVFQLDGKIVAPTGSSHWGSGLLQWLEFTKLVGLTIKGSGTIDGNGAVWWQSAPYDDDPLDDQAKLIFPSNGTFGQKPPIPVRSSLGGKMPSIKPTALRFYGSFNVTVTGITIQNSPQCHLKFDNCVGVSVYNFSVSSPGDSPNTDGIHLQNSKDVLIRSSNLACGDDCVSIQTGCTNVYIHNVNCGPGHGISIGGLGKDNTKACVSNITVRDIVMHNTMNGVRIKTWQGGSGSVQGVQFSNIQVSEVQLPIVIDQYYCDKTKCKNQTSAVALSGINYENIRGTYTIKPVHFACSDSLPCTDVTLTNIQLKPQQEQYHMYDPFCWQTFGKLYSPMIPPVGCLIVGKPSSNKIQGDSDFC; this is translated from the exons ATGGGTGGTTTTTGCTTCAAAAACCTCACATTCATGATCGTAATCGTGCTCATTGTGTGGTGTTCCCATATTGAGACTTGCAATGCGAGAAGAGTAGGCAGGCATTGGAGGCAGAGCCGCGGCGGCGCTGCTTCCCTCTTCaagaagaaagggaaaaaatatgGTTCCAATCATCACAATAGCAATGCCGGAAAGCCGAAACAGAAAACCCCATCTCCAAAAGCGCCAGCACCAGTGCCGCCACCGGCCGCCGGACCTAAACAAAGCCCTCCACCGCCAAAGAAAGGTGATGGTAAAGCAGCTTATCCAACAGTGTTGAGTGTGCTGGATTTTGGAGCCAAAGGTGATGGAAGCACCGATGACACTAAG gCGTTCCAAGCTGCTTGGGCTGCTGCTTGTAAGGTTGAAGCGTCGGTCATTGATGTCCCAGCAAAACATGTATTCCTCGTCGGACCCATTTCCTTTTCTGGTCCCTACTGTCAACATGACATTGTTTTCCAG TTAGATGGCAAAATTGTTGCCCCGACAGGCTCGAGTCACTGGGGTTCAGGCCTGCTGCAATGGCTTGAGTTCACGAAACTAGTGGGCTTAACAATCAAGGGAAGCGGCACGATCGACGGAAACGGAGCTGTTTGGTGGCAAAGTGCTCCATACGATGATGATCCGTTGGATGATCAAGCAAAGCTGATTTTCCCGTCAAATGGCACGTTTGGACAAAAGCCTCCAATTCCT GTAAGAAGCTCACTTGGTGGGAAAATGCCAAGCATAAAACCAACT GCACTTAGATTCTACGGAAGTTTCAACGTTACAGTAACCGGGATTACGATCCAAAACAGCCCTCAGTGCCATCTGAAGTTTGACAATTGCGTCGGAGTCTCAGTATACAATTTCAGCGTCTCATCGCCCGGTGACAGCCCGAATACAGATGGGATTCACCTTCAGAACTCCAAAGATGTGCTTATACGCAGTTCCAATCTTGCCTGTG GGGATGACTGTGTATCAATACAAACAGGATGTACAAACGTGTATATACACAATGTTAACTGCGGCCCAGGACATGGAATAAGCATTGGAGGACTAGGAAAAGATAACACCAAGGCTTGTGTGTCAAATATCACAGTCCGAGACATTGTTATGCATAATACGATGAATGGAGTCAGAATCAAAACATGGCAG GGAGGGTCAGGGTCCGTGCAGGGAGTTCAATTCTCAAACATTCAAGTGTCTGAGGTGCAACTGCCAATCGTTATCGATCAATACTACTGCGACAAAACCAAATGCAAGAATCAGACATCTGCAGTGGCTCTATCAGGGATCAACTACGAAAACATAAGGGGAACGTACACTATTAAGCCCGTCCACTTTGCGTGCAGCGATAGCCTGCCGTGCACAGATGTGACTCTTACAAACATACAACTTAAACCTCAACAAGAACAGTATCACATGTACGACCCCTTTTGTTGGCAGACGTTTGGGAAACTGTATTCTCCCATGATTCCTCCCGTCGGGTGTTTAATTGTCGGAAAGCCATCGAGCAACAAAATTCAGGGCGATAGTGATTTTTGTTGA
- the LOC105156771 gene encoding pentatricopeptide repeat-containing protein At2g13600, with product MRNQNLVLSFARAITFALKHKPLLLSNFSLRVHTLCDNKHIDHANIYSYNRAIDNLLKSGSLGSALNLFDQMPERDVITWNIMISGYYHYGFVRESFSLYSQMVFQGIVENSSTFSTVLSICSYAGLFREGLVVHSRAIVLGLSPNVYIGSALIDLYLQMGLIDIALRLFSTLQDRNLATWNVVLRGVYEMGRSRELLRIYNDMTLDGIEPNGLTFCYLIRGCGCERFLEEGMQMHCCVIKKGLVNSNLFVANALVDFYSACGSLIETWKSFEVIPPEDVISWNSLVSVCAANGYSFDALEVFQRMQFWGKKPSVCSFLGFLKLSSATKNISFGKQIHCCLMKLGIDTLLVQSALIDMYGKCGDIESSVSIFDSIPQRTLESCNPLMTSLLSCGLIQDVIELFGLMVDEKIGYDEVSLSLTLKALSVSLPASSASCSLLHCCAIKSGFESDIAVTCSLIDAYSRSSEIKLSCQIFNQLSFPNVICFTSIISALARNGMGMECLEMLDAMIQNGLKPDKVTFLSALMGCNHSGLIEEGRLLFCSMQTHYGIHPERQHYSCMVDLLSRAGLLDEAEELIKDTPWYGDPVIWSSILRSSSIHKNEQVGKRAAKMLLDLEPENPSGWLQASNFYSQIGDFEMMRQCREIAIARQMRREIGQSMIEVRDYSYHNKEQMLY from the coding sequence ATGAGAAACCAAAACTTAGTGCTATCCTTTGCCAGAGCAATAACGTTTGCTCTGAAACATAAACCCCTACTCCTATCCAACTTTTCTCTTCGAGTACACACGCTCTGTGATAACAAACATATTGACCATGCTAATATTTATTCCTATAACCGAGCCATTGATAACTTACTGAAATCAGGGTCCTTAGGTTCTGCCCTCAACTTGTTTGATCAAATGCCCGAACGAGATGTCATCACTTGGAACATTATGATTTCAGGGTATTATCATTATGGGTTTGTAAGAGAGTCATTTAGTTTGTACAGTCAAATGGTTTTTCAGGGCATTGTAGAGAATTCATCTACGTTTTCAACTGTTTTGAGTATCTGCAGCTATGCAGGGTTGTTTAGAGAAGGACTTGTAGTTCATAGCAGAGCTATTGTTCTTGGGCTTAGTCCAAATGTATACATTGGCTCCGCCCTTATCGATCTTTATTTGCAAATGGGCCTCATTGATATTGCTTTGAGATTGTTTAGTACCTTGCAAGATAGAAATTTGGCTACATGGAATGTTGTGCTGCGTGGCGTTTATGAAATGGGACGATCAAGAGAGTTGCTAAGAATATATAATGACATGACATTGGATGGCATTGAGCCGAATGGGCTCACCTTTTGCTATTTGATTCGGGGCTGCGGTTGTGAGAGGTTTCTCGAGGAAGGAATGCAGATGCATTGTTGTGTAATCAAGAAAGGGCTAGtcaattcaaatttgtttgtAGCCAATGCTTTGGTGGACTTTTACTCTGCATGTGGGAGTTTAATCGAGACTTGGAAGTCTTTTGAGGTTATCCCTCCTGAGGATGTCATATCTTGGAATTCCTTGGTTTCCGTTTGTGCTGCCAATGGCTATTCATTTGATGCTCTAGAAGTCTTCCAAAGAATGCAATTCTGGGGTAAGAAACCGTCAGTCTGTTCATTCTTGGGATTCTTGAAGTTATCTAGTGCTACAAAGAACATATCATTTGGGAAGCAAATTCATTGTTGCCTCATGAAATTAGGGATTGACACTCTCCTCGTTCAGTCTGCTCTGATCGACATGTATGGAAAATGTGGCGATATTGAGAGCTCAGTCAGCATATTTGACAGTATTCCTCAGAGGACACTGGAGTCCTGTAATCCTCTCATGACATCTTTACTAAGTTGTGGTCTAATACAGGATGTGATTGAGCTGTTTGGTCTAATGGTAGATGAAAAGATTGGATATGATGAAGTTAGTCTTTCTTTGACTCTGAAAGCACTGTCAGTCTCTCTTCCTGCCAGCTCAGCTAGCTGTTCTTTGCTGCACTGTTGCGCTATAAAATCAGGTTTTGAATCTGATATTGCAGTCACTTGTTCTCTGATCGACGCATACTCTAGATCTAGTGAAATTAAACTTTCCTGCCAGATTTTCAATCAACTTTCCTTCCCAAACGTCATCTGCTTCACATCAATAATTAGCGCACTTGCGCGGAATGGTATGGGAATGGAATGCCTTGAAATGCTTGATGCGATGATCCAAAATGGTCTAAAACCTGATAAAGTAACATTTTTGAGTGCATTAATGGGTTGCAACCATTCAGGACTGATAGAAGAGGGAAGATTACTCTTCTGCTCAATGCAAACGCATTATGGCATACATCCAGAGAGGCAGCATTATTCATGTATGGTTGATCTTCTGAGTCGTGCCGGTTTACTAGATGAAGCAGAAGAGCTGATCAAAGATACTCCATGGTACGGTGATCCTGTGATTTGGAGCTCAATTTTGAGGAGTAGCAGCATTCACAAAAATGAACAAGTAGGAAAGAGAGCTGCCAAAATGTTGTTGGACCTTGAGCCGGAGAACCCTTCTGGTTGGTTGCAGGcttctaatttttattctcaGATTGGGGATTTTGAGATGATGAGACAATGTCGGGAGATTGCTATAGCAAGACAGATGAGAAGAGAAATAGGCCAGAGTATGATTGAGGTGCGCGATTACAGCTACCACAACAAAGAGCAGATGCTATATTAA
- the LOC105156616 gene encoding uncharacterized protein LOC105156616 isoform X1 — MGSEGPKSVRINVTGFKKFHGVDANPTETIVKNLKNYVDSRGLPPGVTLGTCAVLETAGDGAVSELYKVLDSGISSRTNSSNEKVVWVSQNSFACRRINHDTFGSSCRLHLGVSKGALKFALERQAVNEATFCSPDELGWQPQQLPVILGDGGISQTRMTSCPIEAIFEFLKRKGYDANISNDAGRFVCNFVYYHSLKFAEQKGHKSLFVHIPPFSRVDEKTQMQFIVELLEAIASTY; from the exons ATGGGATCCGAGGGGCCAAAGTCAGTTAGGATCAACGTGACTGGGTTCAAGAAATTTCACGGGGTTGATGCGAATCCCACTGAAACcattgtaaaaaatttgaaaaattatgtggaCAGCAGAGGGCTACCACCCGGTGTTACGTTGGGAACTTGTGCTGTTCTTGAAACTGCTGGAGATGGGGCAGTTTCCGAGCTCTACAAGGTATTGGACTCGGGGATCTCCAGTAGGACCAATTCCAGCAACGAAAAGGTTGTGTGGGTAAGTCAGAATTCCTTTGCTTGCAGAAGAATAAATCACGATACATTTGGAAGCTCATGCCGA CTTCACCTTGGAGTCAGTAAGGGGGCATTGAAGTTTGCCCTCGAGCGTCAAGCAGTAAATGAAGCAACTTTCTGCTCTCCAGATGAGCTTGGATGGCAACCTCAG CAACTTCCCGTGATCCTTGGTGATGGAGGAATTTCTCAGACAAGAATG ACATCTTGCCCCATTGAGGCAATCTTCGAGTTCTTGAAGAGGAAGGGCTATGATGCAAACATATCAAATGATGCAGGCCGATTTGTGTGCAATTTCGTGTACTACCACTCCCTCAAGTTTGCAGAACAGAAAGGCCACAAATCGCTATTTGTCCACATCCCTCCCTTCTCTAGAGTCGATGAAAAAACTCAAATGCAGTTCATAGTGGAACTTCTAGAGGCTATAGCGTCAACCTATTGA
- the LOC105156616 gene encoding uncharacterized protein LOC105156616 isoform X2, producing MGSEGPKSVRINVTGFKKFHGVDANPTETIVKNLKNYVDSRGLPPGVTLGTCAVLETAGDGAVSELYKVLDSGISSRTNSSNEKVVWLHLGVSKGALKFALERQAVNEATFCSPDELGWQPQQLPVILGDGGISQTRMTSCPIEAIFEFLKRKGYDANISNDAGRFVCNFVYYHSLKFAEQKGHKSLFVHIPPFSRVDEKTQMQFIVELLEAIASTY from the exons ATGGGATCCGAGGGGCCAAAGTCAGTTAGGATCAACGTGACTGGGTTCAAGAAATTTCACGGGGTTGATGCGAATCCCACTGAAACcattgtaaaaaatttgaaaaattatgtggaCAGCAGAGGGCTACCACCCGGTGTTACGTTGGGAACTTGTGCTGTTCTTGAAACTGCTGGAGATGGGGCAGTTTCCGAGCTCTACAAGGTATTGGACTCGGGGATCTCCAGTAGGACCAATTCCAGCAACGAAAAGGTTGTGTGG CTTCACCTTGGAGTCAGTAAGGGGGCATTGAAGTTTGCCCTCGAGCGTCAAGCAGTAAATGAAGCAACTTTCTGCTCTCCAGATGAGCTTGGATGGCAACCTCAG CAACTTCCCGTGATCCTTGGTGATGGAGGAATTTCTCAGACAAGAATG ACATCTTGCCCCATTGAGGCAATCTTCGAGTTCTTGAAGAGGAAGGGCTATGATGCAAACATATCAAATGATGCAGGCCGATTTGTGTGCAATTTCGTGTACTACCACTCCCTCAAGTTTGCAGAACAGAAAGGCCACAAATCGCTATTTGTCCACATCCCTCCCTTCTCTAGAGTCGATGAAAAAACTCAAATGCAGTTCATAGTGGAACTTCTAGAGGCTATAGCGTCAACCTATTGA